A genomic region of Lysinibacillus sp. 2017 contains the following coding sequences:
- a CDS encoding alpha/beta-type small acid-soluble spore protein, whose amino-acid sequence MSNSNNKSNQLNVPGARQAVDNMKYEIAQEFGVNLGPEASSRANGSVGGEITKRLVAMAQQQLKTSK is encoded by the coding sequence ATGAGTAATTCAAACAATAAATCAAATCAATTAAACGTACCCGGCGCTCGCCAAGCGGTAGATAACATGAAGTATGAAATTGCGCAGGAATTCGGAGTAAACCTTGGTCCGGAAGCATCATCAAGAGCTAATGGTTCTGTTGGCGGAGAAATCACAAAACGATTAGTTGCAATGGCTCAACAACAATTAAAAACGTCAAAGTAA
- a CDS encoding IS3 family transposase codes for MVGLKIIKTRVLSKRKITVQTTKATYKSFKIEFVYQMTYESLEQLEINNIRIHQTLGYLTPAAFK; via the coding sequence ATCGTTGGGTTAAAAATCATCAAGACACGGGTTCTTTCAAAGCGGAAGATAACCGTTCAGACGACGAAAGCAACGTATAAGAGTTTTAAAATTGAATTTGTGTACCAGATGACCTATGAATCACTTGAACAGCTCGAAATTAACAATATTCGAATTCACCAAACGCTTGGATATCTTACGCCAGCAGCATTTAAGTAA
- a CDS encoding integrase, producing MSKRLGHANAKITLETYAHLVPNEENDLADIFENALEKIA from the coding sequence GTGTCCAAACGTTTAGGTCACGCGAATGCGAAAATCACATTAGAAACCTATGCGCACCTCGTTCCAAATGAAGAGAATGATTTAGCTGATATTTTTGAAAATGCACTGGAAAAAATCGCGTGA